In Bacilli bacterium, a single window of DNA contains:
- a CDS encoding glycosyl hydrolase family 53, whose protein sequence is MTYGWNCTRGAYREPYAFESLQKLKETGSEWIALAFYTRQSSIYATEIPFEYGFTVTDRDIEQAIKQAKSLGLKVCLKPVVNCKDGIWRAHIGFPDEPEAAPYWDAWFRSYGDFLCHYAELAEELGCEMFCIGCEMVKTEAKSAHWGQIIERIRQTYRGPIVYNANHGSEEKIAWFDLVDVIGTSAYYPVANKPGDGVRTMIANWLPVREKMARLHARFGKPVVFMEIGCRSALGCATMPWDFQHTDLPASETEQANFYSSALQVFWNEPWFSGFFWWDWSVKLYPLAAAKTNTGFDIYGKKAEHILREWYKKS, encoded by the coding sequence ATGACATACGGATGGAACTGCACGAGAGGCGCTTACCGCGAACCGTATGCATTCGAATCACTGCAGAAACTGAAAGAAACGGGCAGCGAATGGATCGCGCTCGCTTTTTATACGAGACAAAGTTCGATTTATGCAACGGAAATTCCGTTCGAATACGGATTCACCGTGACCGACCGGGATATTGAACAGGCAATCAAGCAGGCCAAATCGCTGGGGCTCAAAGTATGCCTGAAGCCGGTGGTAAATTGCAAAGACGGCATCTGGCGGGCGCATATCGGTTTTCCTGATGAACCGGAAGCCGCGCCATATTGGGATGCGTGGTTCCGCTCATATGGCGATTTTCTGTGCCATTACGCCGAATTGGCGGAAGAACTTGGCTGCGAGATGTTTTGCATTGGCTGCGAAATGGTCAAAACCGAGGCCAAATCCGCGCATTGGGGGCAAATTATCGAGCGAATCCGGCAAACGTACCGGGGTCCGATCGTTTACAATGCCAATCACGGCTCGGAAGAGAAGATCGCATGGTTTGACCTTGTCGACGTGATCGGCACAAGCGCTTATTATCCGGTGGCAAACAAGCCTGGCGATGGCGTGCGGACGATGATCGCAAACTGGCTGCCGGTGCGGGAAAAAATGGCCCGGCTCCACGCGCGTTTCGGCAAGCCGGTCGTGTTTATGGAAATCGGCTGCCGCAGCGCACTTGGCTGTGCGACGATGCCGTGGGATTTTCAGCACACGGATCTTCCCGCAAGCGAAACGGAACAAGCGAACTTCTACAGTTCGGCTTTGCAAGTGTTCTGGAACGAACCGTGGTTTTCCGGTTTCTTCTGGTGGGATTGGAGCGTCAAGCTTTATCCGCTTGCGGCGGCTAAAACGAATACCGGTTTCGACATATACGGCAAAAAGGCGGAACACATTTTGCGGGAATGGTATAAAAAAAGTTAA